The following is a genomic window from Mycoplasma bradburyae.
GGTGAAGGTTTGTATTCTGTACAAATAAGTTTATTAATTAATAAAGTCAAGTACGATCTTGAAGCTGCTAATACATTTAGTTATTTCTCTTGGTTAGATAACCAAAGTAAACTTGATTTTATTGATATTTTTCCGAAGGTTATTAAATCTATAGGTTCATACGCAATAGTTGAATAATGAATAAAATTTATAAAAAAATAGTGATTGGTTTATTTTCATCTTTTCTGTTTTTTGGTACTGTTGGGTTGGCGGTAGCTACTTATTTTTCGAGCACAAAAACTATTAAAAAAGATGAAGGGAAAATTGAAGGTAAGAATAAAATAGAAAATAATGAAGATAATAAAAATCAAATTCTTCCAAGTCTTAAAAAATATCCTTTAGAAAATTCGATAGATTCAAATAAATATTATTACTATTATGTTGAAATTTACAAATATCTTTATAAGATAAGTGATTTAGATTCTTTAATTAACTATCGTGATTATTTAAATCAAAATAACAATGATCGACCTTTTAGTGGATTTGATGTTAATCTATTCAAAAGAAATATTAAGAAATGAGTTTATCAAGCTATAAGGTCATCGCCAAAATTTCGCAATAACAATGATGATATTTTTATAAATATTGATTATTATATTGAGAACCCTAGCAGATCAATAAGTATCAATGCTGTTTGATCATTTAAAAAAGCTTTAACGTACAAAAATAAAACTGTTAAATTTTGAGATCAGTTTGTTTTAAG
Proteins encoded in this region:
- a CDS encoding DUF5452 domain-containing protein, with translation MNKIYKKIVIGLFSSFLFFGTVGLAVATYFSSTKTIKKDEGKIEGKNKIENNEDNKNQILPSLKKYPLENSIDSNKYYYYYVEIYKYLYKISDLDSLINYRDYLNQNNNDRPFSGFDVNLFKRNIKKWVYQAIRSSPKFRNNNDDIFINIDYYIENPSRSISINAVWSFKKALTYKNKTVKFWDQFVLRVKDKLTIDNE